The genomic stretch GTTACCTTTTCATCACCAGACTCCTTGCTTACGCTGTCTGTTTTAGACCCGCAGGCTGTCAGCATAGAAAGACTCAGTACGCCTGCTAATGTTAAAGCCATTACCTTTTTTATTTTCATAAATTTGTTTCCTCCTTTTTATTTCATATTTCCATCCCTCTTCACGATCCCATTATAGAAAAATATCACTATACAATGAATGGTCATTTTATAGTTTTTATGTATATTTTACATACCACTTTGTAAAATCCACCGTTTAATAGTTCAAGTACACAAATTCAATATGGACACAGCCAATAAAATGTACTAATATTACTGTTATATTTAAGTCTTCCATGAAATCAAAACACGCTTTGCATACAGAAGGGGAACCATATGAAGGCTCAAAAAATAACTTCTATTAATTCGAGATTTTTCCGGTCTATGTTTCAGACGCTGCTGTTATTCATTATAATATTATTGATTAGTACTTCTGTCGTATTTTATAAACATACTCTGGCATTAGAGACTAATTCTGCTGTCCGGCAGCTGGATTATATTTCCAGTCAGTTGGATTATTATCTCGCATCTGTTAATAATTATTCCAAAACCATTATAACGGATAAGAGTGTACAGGCCATTGTATCTAAATTTAATAACAATAACAAGGAGTTTAATGCCATTGACCAGATGAATCTGAAAACCGAGATCAATCATATCATCCAGTCCACTCCCTTTATTCATTCTGTCAGCATCTACTCACCGGAATATGCGCTGATTGCTACCACAGAAATATATCCCTATCCGTTAAATCTTCGGGATACTTCTGCTTCAGACCGGAAGATCTGGATACCAGAGATAAAATACTCCAATAAGGAGCGCGACGCGGAGATACATGTCCTGTCTCTCATGCTGCCGTTTTACAGCAGCTCCACAGGTACCATGCTTGGGTATGTGGAAATCGCCATTCCTGAAAGTACTATTTCAGATATCTATAAGGATAATGCAAGCAGCTTCAGCAGGCTTTTTATTGTAGACTCCGATGGCAATGTACAAAGCTCAGACGGCTCCGTTCCATTAATGAGGCGCTATGAGAATGTAAAGAAGCTAAACTACATCAACAGGAGCAATTACAAACTGACTAAGAACACGATTATTTTTTCTGAACATTTTCCTGAGCTGAACTGGTATCTGGTCAACGAAATCAATCTGCTCTATTTTTTACAGCCAACCTTTACCACCTTGGGAATATCCATTATTATGGCCCTGCTCTGTATTATTGCCTGTCTTAATGTCTCCCGTAAAGTATCCCGTACAATTACCTCTCCGATCTACCAGCTGATCTCTCATACCCAGAAGGTAAAGGAGGGGGAATGGATTCCAGTCAATGAATCCTATCATGATAGTGATATCGGACTTCTGTTCGAGGAATTCAACAGCATGATAATTGCCCAGAAAAAGTTAAAGAATGATTTACTGAATTCAGAAAAAATAAAGAATAAAATTTCCCTGGATCTGCTTCAGCAGCAGGTTAACCCGCATTTTTTATATAATACACTGGACAATATCTGTTCTCTTGCAGAAATAGATGAAAAGGAGACTCTCATTGACCTGGTCATGAATCTTTCTGCGTTTTACCGTCATGGCCTAAGCAACGGTCATACCCACATTACGGTTAAGGAAGAACTGGCCATAACCGAAGCATATTTAAGAATCATGAAAGTAAGATACTATAACCGGTTCGACTTTCATATCACCTGTGATTCCAGAATATCAGGCTATCCCTGTCTCAAGCTCTTATTACAGCCCATTGTGGAAAACAGTATCTATCACGGAATCAAAGAGCTGAATGGAAAAGGGCAATTAGATATTCTCGTAACTGAAACTCCTGATTCCATTTTATTCACCATCCGGGATAACGGAATTGGAATCCGGGAAGAGAATTATGAAAGCATATGGACTACAGGTAATACTCATTTTGGTATTAAAAATATTCACCAGAGAATCCAACTCTATTACGGCAGCGAATATGGGCTTACCATTGCCAATCACCCTCAGGGCGGCTGTATCTCTACCATAACCATTGGAAAAAAGGAGGTGTCCACTGATGCCACTTAATATTATAATTGCAGATGACGAATACTTTATCAGACAACGAATTATCAAAATCATTCCGCGGGAAGAACTGGCCATTCATTTTATAGGGGAGGCCGAAAACGGGCTAGAGGTTCTTGAGTTATTAAATCAGCATCCCATTGACCTTATCCTGCTGGATATTAAAATGCCCCGTATGAATGGAATTGAAGTAGCGGAATCTGTATACCGCAATTACCCTTCCACCAAAATTATTCTATTATCTGGTTATAATGACTTTGAATATGCACGTTCCGCGATGCGGTTCGGAGTTATGGATTATCTGTTAAAGCCTGTAGACGCTTCTACCTTAACCGCTGTTTTAAAGGATACCAAAGAAAAAATAGAATTGTTAAAAAAACAACAGAAACAAATTCAAAAGTATTATCATTTTGAAAAATGCACGTTTCTTTCCAATGTATTAAATGGTTGTCAAAGCATTGAACAGTTAACTGCCAGATATCCTGAGGTATCAGCTTATGATTACACCCTTTATTTAGGTGCTTTTATCTATGAAGAAAATGAAGATTTTATATCAGAACTGGTAGCAAAGATCCGCCGTCATGGACTAGACTGTGAATATTTTAAGGAACTGGATTATGCCTATACCATACAGTTTTTCCTTCACAAGAAAGAGGAACGGCAGCAGTTAAAAGAAGTTTTGGAAAATGATATGCCAAAATGCCGCTCCTACACATTTTTAGCTCTGGGAGACTGTATCCCATTGAAAGAATCCTGGCTGCCTGATTATAAAAAAAATCTTTACGCCCTTAACCACCGGTATTTTAATCCTGAATCAAAGCTTATCCTGACAGAAGAACTTACCTGGGAAAATAGATCCGCTGATTTATCAAAGGTAAGGCAAACGATTCTATATTATTTAAACAGCAAGGATTCAAAGGGGCTGGAAGCTTATATCAAAGACCTGTTTCAGCCGTTGGAAGAAACGCACGATGTGAAATACCTATACTTAATCGTTACGGAATTTTTTACCACTTATCATATCCATTATGGCGGCCAGGTTGAATTCAGCCACAATCCGGCAGAATCTGCCTCCCAGATCATTGATGAAGAATATCGGCTGGGCCAGGTTAAAAGTACCATTCTTTCATATGGGCGGTTATGCATGACTGAAAGTGAAACCATCCCTTCCGACCTCTCTTTAAGCAAAAAAATCATTGCTTATATTGATAAACATTATTCCGATCCAGAATTAACCGTAACCCGGCTCGCGAACTTATTTCAATTAAATCCTTCCTATATGGGCAGTGTCTTTAAAAAAGTAAATAATGAATCCCTGCTTCAGTATATCACCATAATACGTATGGAAGCTTCTAAGAGATTATTGGAATCCAATCAATATAAGATATCGGACATTGCGGAGCTGGTAGGATATACAGATGCTTTTTATTACAGCAAACGTTTTAAAAAAATGTTTGGTTATTCTCCGAAGGATCATTTGCATCGTAAAAAATAAAATAATAATCAGATCCTGCCGAAAGAAGAACAATCAAGTTAACAAAGTCAAAACGCCTGACGAACGCAAGGTTTCGTCAGGCGTTATATCGTTGTGAATCCGCACCTCAAAAGGTATGGCGGTTACGCTTCCAGCTTTTTCTTTAACAATAAATTTTTCCCGGATATCCCCGGCTCTGTCATTTGTACCGGATCTAATATATGGTCCAGTTCTTCTTCCCCTATAAGCTTCTCCTGCAGAATCAGAGTTCTTACGGGTTTGCCGCTTAACATGGCTTTCTTAGCAATATCTGCCGCCTTTTGGTACCCAACATGGGGGCAAATCGCTGTGATGATCCCAATACTGTTATCTACCAGGAAACGGCATCTTGCTTCGTTCGCCGTAATGCCGGATACACAGTTATCTACAAATGTTTGTACAGCATAGGCAAGAGTGTCAATAGACTGGAACATGCAATAAAAAATGATAGGTTCAAATGCATTTAATTCCAATTGTCCTGCCTCTACGGCCATGGTGATGGTTACATCATTCCCAATGATATTAAAGGCAACCTGGTTTACAACTTCAGGAATCACCGGATTTACTTTTCCCGGCATGATGGAGGAGCCATTCTGCTTCGCAGGAAGGTCGATTTCATGAAAGCCTGTTCTTGGTCCGGAAGACATCAGGCGAAGATCATTGGCTATTTTAGACAATGTCACCGCGCAGGCCTTGACAGCACCTGATACGGCAACAAAAGAATCAAGATTTTGTGTCGCATCTATCAGATCTGCCGCCTGCACTAATTCCATATTTGACACCTTCGCTAAATTAGGCACAATACGTTTCAAATAATTTACATCAGCATTGATTCCTGTCCCTATGGCTGTTCCTCCCATATTCAACGTACACATTTCTTCCATGGCTTTGTCCATGCGGCGGAGGTCACGCATAATTGCTGTGGAATAAGCCTTAAATTCCTGACCTAACCGAATGGGGACTGCATCCTGCATCTGGGTGCGCCCCATCTTCAGGACATGGTCAAATTCATCAGCTTTTTCACAAAATGCCTGATGCAGCCGGAGAAGTTCTATTTTCAGTTTTTTAAGAAGCCTTAAAGAAGTCATTTTCCCGGCACTGGGAATGACATCATTTGTGGACTGTCCACAGTTTACATGATCATTGGGATTTACAATGGAATAATCGCCTTTTTGTCCGCCAAGAAGCTCAATCGCACGGTTTGCTATCACTTCGTTGGCATTCATATTCAGAGAAGTTCCTGCTCCGCCCTGAATCGGATCAACGATGAAGTCTTTGCGGAATTGTCCAGCCAGAATTTCATCACATGCCTGAATAATCGCTTCTGCAGTTTTTCTGTCCAGAAGACCTATCTCAAGGTTCGTTATAGCTGCTGCTTTCTTTATGTAAGCAAGGCTGTTAATGATTTCAGGATGGATGTTGAGACCAGTGATATGAAAGTTTTCTGCCGCACGCATTGATTGTACACCGTAATACACATTCCCCGGTACATCTTTCATTCCTATGGAATCCTTTTCGACTCTGTAATCTATGTTATTTACGCTATCCAATGACTAATCCTCCGTAATCGGTAAAATACCGTTTTGTATTGTATTTATTATAAAATCTATTTATAATATAATCAAATACGTATATTTCTATAATTGGTATAACTTCAAAGTTATATCTTGAAGCAGAGGAGGTTTACAGTGTTTAAAGGGATGGATTATGTATACTTGGTATACAAAGAACAAAGTTTTTCCAAAGCTGCAAAAAAGCTTTTTATATCGCAGCCTTCGCTGAGCGCTACAATAAAAAGAATCGAGCTTAAAATTGGATATCCGATTTTTGATAGAAGTACAAAGCCTTTGACTTTAACCGAATGCGGAAAAAAATATATTAAATCCGTGGAGGAAATGCTCTTTATTGAAAGTGAGTTTTACAATTTTGTAAATGACTGGGGAGATTTAAAAATTGGAGAGCTGATCTTAGGAGGAAGCAGTCTTTTTTCTTCATGGGTACTGCCCCCTTTAATGGGCGAATTTACAAAACGTTTTCCAATGGTTAAGGTAGAGCTGATTGAAGAGAGCACAGCAGAGTTGGCATCGTATCTTCAGAACGGCAGAATTGATTTGATGATTGA from Lacrimispora sphenoides JCM 1415 encodes the following:
- a CDS encoding aspartate ammonia-lyase encodes the protein MDSVNNIDYRVEKDSIGMKDVPGNVYYGVQSMRAAENFHITGLNIHPEIINSLAYIKKAAAITNLEIGLLDRKTAEAIIQACDEILAGQFRKDFIVDPIQGGAGTSLNMNANEVIANRAIELLGGQKGDYSIVNPNDHVNCGQSTNDVIPSAGKMTSLRLLKKLKIELLRLHQAFCEKADEFDHVLKMGRTQMQDAVPIRLGQEFKAYSTAIMRDLRRMDKAMEEMCTLNMGGTAIGTGINADVNYLKRIVPNLAKVSNMELVQAADLIDATQNLDSFVAVSGAVKACAVTLSKIANDLRLMSSGPRTGFHEIDLPAKQNGSSIMPGKVNPVIPEVVNQVAFNIIGNDVTITMAVEAGQLELNAFEPIIFYCMFQSIDTLAYAVQTFVDNCVSGITANEARCRFLVDNSIGIITAICPHVGYQKAADIAKKAMLSGKPVRTLILQEKLIGEEELDHILDPVQMTEPGISGKNLLLKKKLEA
- a CDS encoding sensor histidine kinase — its product is MKAQKITSINSRFFRSMFQTLLLFIIILLISTSVVFYKHTLALETNSAVRQLDYISSQLDYYLASVNNYSKTIITDKSVQAIVSKFNNNNKEFNAIDQMNLKTEINHIIQSTPFIHSVSIYSPEYALIATTEIYPYPLNLRDTSASDRKIWIPEIKYSNKERDAEIHVLSLMLPFYSSSTGTMLGYVEIAIPESTISDIYKDNASSFSRLFIVDSDGNVQSSDGSVPLMRRYENVKKLNYINRSNYKLTKNTIIFSEHFPELNWYLVNEINLLYFLQPTFTTLGISIIMALLCIIACLNVSRKVSRTITSPIYQLISHTQKVKEGEWIPVNESYHDSDIGLLFEEFNSMIIAQKKLKNDLLNSEKIKNKISLDLLQQQVNPHFLYNTLDNICSLAEIDEKETLIDLVMNLSAFYRHGLSNGHTHITVKEELAITEAYLRIMKVRYYNRFDFHITCDSRISGYPCLKLLLQPIVENSIYHGIKELNGKGQLDILVTETPDSILFTIRDNGIGIREENYESIWTTGNTHFGIKNIHQRIQLYYGSEYGLTIANHPQGGCISTITIGKKEVSTDAT
- a CDS encoding response regulator transcription factor, coding for MPLNIIIADDEYFIRQRIIKIIPREELAIHFIGEAENGLEVLELLNQHPIDLILLDIKMPRMNGIEVAESVYRNYPSTKIILLSGYNDFEYARSAMRFGVMDYLLKPVDASTLTAVLKDTKEKIELLKKQQKQIQKYYHFEKCTFLSNVLNGCQSIEQLTARYPEVSAYDYTLYLGAFIYEENEDFISELVAKIRRHGLDCEYFKELDYAYTIQFFLHKKEERQQLKEVLENDMPKCRSYTFLALGDCIPLKESWLPDYKKNLYALNHRYFNPESKLILTEELTWENRSADLSKVRQTILYYLNSKDSKGLEAYIKDLFQPLEETHDVKYLYLIVTEFFTTYHIHYGGQVEFSHNPAESASQIIDEEYRLGQVKSTILSYGRLCMTESETIPSDLSLSKKIIAYIDKHYSDPELTVTRLANLFQLNPSYMGSVFKKVNNESLLQYITIIRMEASKRLLESNQYKISDIAELVGYTDAFYYSKRFKKMFGYSPKDHLHRKK